The following proteins are co-located in the Sporolactobacillus pectinivorans genome:
- a CDS encoding LysR substrate-binding domain-containing protein, with product MRYPRRTFVSIGGSAARGEADLYSDIDLMIYTDSNKQNRDRNAKFKDGMIQLHFAQIPLIEQVHRSPWAYRFAATKIPDIISSFQNKFPNVKINVEVADTESLINQVIDFTLHGAFVDGPVAHSQIVNEFSFDEEIGFVSGLRATLDAVKLVRQRFFMLNPNCIGLKVNRFMLKRGIGPVRILIRGSLEAILDSVRRENGIAVLPRSFYEKTNHEGLHFIQIPDENGRVQAVFIRRKDAYMTKSIAALIRELHYPTMKRSEFE from the coding sequence ATGCGATATCCCCGACGCACGTTTGTATCGATAGGTGGTTCCGCAGCCCGAGGGGAAGCAGACCTGTATAGCGATATTGATTTAATGATCTACACTGATTCGAATAAACAGAACAGAGACAGAAATGCAAAATTTAAAGACGGGATGATACAGCTGCACTTTGCCCAGATTCCGTTAATCGAACAGGTGCATCGGTCGCCATGGGCATACAGATTTGCGGCAACTAAAATACCGGATATCATTTCCTCATTTCAAAACAAATTTCCGAATGTTAAAATAAATGTTGAAGTGGCAGATACGGAATCACTGATTAACCAAGTCATTGATTTCACTTTGCACGGTGCTTTTGTTGATGGCCCTGTTGCTCATTCACAAATTGTTAATGAATTTTCTTTTGATGAAGAAATTGGATTTGTGTCCGGCTTGCGCGCAACTCTTGATGCAGTGAAACTTGTTCGTCAGCGGTTTTTTATGTTAAATCCAAATTGTATTGGATTAAAAGTGAATCGGTTCATGTTAAAAAGGGGGATCGGACCGGTAAGAATTTTGATAAGGGGATCTTTGGAAGCGATACTGGACAGTGTTCGGCGGGAAAATGGGATTGCGGTTTTACCCAGAAGTTTTTATGAAAAAACCAACCATGAAGGCTTACACTTTATTCAGATACCGGACGAGAATGGAAGGGTTCAAGCTGTTTTTATTCGAAGAAAAGATGCTTATATGACAAAATCAATAGCTGCGCTGATTCGGGAACTTCATTACCCAACGATGAAGAGGAGTGAATTTGAATGA
- a CDS encoding DUF2785 domain-containing protein has protein sequence MELKNQLLEIRQNAYRLPNELSELEAVQLVMCSLRSPDGELRDALGYTILSKWLLEKHFLDSDQLKEILGQATSENMLYFKIGESGNDSVFLRTFSSLLIALILFRDNQDKFLTKVEFRETMNQLIHYCKLEKDYRSFVEGKGWAHAPAHMSDALDECVRSRFVGFDECRILWDGLQTLLQNAPFVFDAEEDERIAIPALAMVEFKKVSAADLLEWLKKIDIQDSAEVPVYSVVNRVNLTKRVNMKHFIRCLYMRMKEKSLLKKEEEEQLIRLEHKFNPYFYNI, from the coding sequence ATGGAACTAAAAAATCAGTTGTTAGAAATTCGCCAGAATGCTTATCGTCTGCCCAATGAGCTAAGCGAACTTGAAGCAGTCCAACTTGTGATGTGTTCATTGCGTTCACCTGACGGGGAATTGCGCGATGCGTTGGGCTATACCATATTGTCAAAATGGTTGTTAGAAAAACATTTTCTTGATAGCGATCAGTTGAAGGAAATCCTTGGACAAGCCACGTCAGAAAACATGCTTTATTTCAAAATTGGAGAATCAGGAAATGACAGTGTTTTTTTAAGAACATTTTCATCGTTGCTCATCGCGCTGATACTGTTTCGTGATAATCAGGATAAATTCCTGACTAAAGTTGAATTTCGAGAAACAATGAATCAATTAATACATTATTGTAAGCTGGAAAAAGATTATCGGAGTTTTGTAGAAGGAAAAGGCTGGGCACATGCTCCGGCACATATGAGTGACGCTCTTGATGAATGTGTCAGGAGCCGCTTTGTGGGTTTTGATGAATGCAGGATATTGTGGGACGGCCTTCAGACTTTGCTGCAAAATGCCCCTTTTGTTTTTGATGCAGAAGAAGACGAACGGATTGCTATCCCTGCACTTGCAATGGTGGAATTTAAAAAAGTTTCTGCGGCTGATTTGTTGGAATGGCTGAAAAAGATCGACATACAAGATTCGGCAGAAGTACCCGTCTATTCCGTAGTAAACAGAGTAAACTTAACGAAAAGAGTAAACATGAAACATTTTATACGATGTCTGTACATGAGAATGAAAGAGAAATCACTGCTGAAAAAAGAAGAGGAGGAGCAGTTAATTAGACTTGAGCACAAATTTAATCCGTATTTCTACAATATCTAA
- a CDS encoding nuclear transport factor 2 family protein translates to MARTTLDEYFHLSDLAGHDEENFRKLIALFADDATIIPNQSGEIKGKESIARFFNEFFKRNAEVHHVWHTTKKNNQLETKWAVSGRRETGEIFALSGKDIAKLNAASEIQHLKVIVD, encoded by the coding sequence TTGGCACGTACTACATTGGACGAATATTTCCATCTCTCGGATTTGGCGGGGCATGATGAGGAGAATTTTAGAAAACTGATCGCACTGTTTGCAGACGATGCAACAATTATACCCAATCAATCAGGCGAAATTAAAGGGAAGGAAAGTATTGCCCGTTTTTTCAATGAATTTTTCAAAAGGAATGCTGAGGTCCATCATGTCTGGCATACGACGAAAAAAAACAATCAATTGGAAACCAAATGGGCCGTATCCGGTCGTAGGGAAACCGGAGAAATATTTGCTTTATCCGGAAAGGATATTGCGAAATTAAATGCTGCAAGTGAAATTCAACATTTAAAAGTGATTGTTGATTAA
- a CDS encoding GntP family permease: MTSHDVLLLTIAIFSILLLIFLIVSRLHMHPLLALLIVSVGVGIASGIKIQDLAASIEAGAGNTLGGVGLTVALGAMFGKILADSGVSNRIASQLLSHSNSHNLPWLMALAAFIIGIPMFFEVGLIILLPLIFTVARKVEKQGKVKGSPYIMIGVPVIAALASMHGMVPPHPGPLVAINGFKANLGMTMIYGIICAIPAIILAGPLYARFIAPRLSVRPDEQLMAQYTTAIVSPTVGRHPVSKVTAWVVTLLPMIMMLIRTLAQTLLHENSIIYQITAFIGDPVMAMLIGLLVAIVVLGYARGEDGKTLRTSLGNSLKPIAGILLIIAGGGAFAKVLVDSHVGDAIVHLSSTFSLPAIVLGWVIAALLSVTTGSATVGIVGATGLLAPMIAANPGINTSLLVVAIGSGSLFFNYANHAGFWLVKESFGMTMGETFKTITVIQSIVGLVGLIMALVLNMFPVI; the protein is encoded by the coding sequence TTGACGAGTCATGATGTTCTTCTACTTACAATTGCCATCTTCAGTATTTTACTTCTCATTTTCCTGATTGTTTCCAGACTTCACATGCATCCACTGCTGGCCCTGTTAATCGTCTCGGTTGGCGTTGGCATCGCTTCAGGAATCAAAATCCAGGATCTGGCCGCTTCAATTGAAGCCGGAGCCGGCAACACATTGGGCGGCGTCGGCCTGACGGTAGCGCTTGGTGCTATGTTTGGTAAAATTCTTGCGGATTCAGGTGTGAGCAATCGGATTGCTTCTCAGCTTCTGAGCCACTCAAACAGCCATAATTTGCCCTGGCTGATGGCATTGGCTGCTTTTATTATTGGTATTCCAATGTTCTTTGAAGTCGGCCTAATTATTCTGCTACCGCTTATTTTTACGGTTGCTCGTAAGGTGGAAAAACAGGGCAAAGTAAAGGGTTCTCCGTATATTATGATCGGTGTTCCTGTGATTGCGGCACTCGCTTCGATGCACGGTATGGTTCCGCCGCATCCTGGGCCGCTGGTTGCAATCAACGGCTTTAAAGCGAATTTGGGCATGACGATGATTTACGGTATCATCTGCGCAATTCCGGCAATTATTCTTGCCGGACCGCTATATGCCAGATTTATCGCACCGCGGCTCAGCGTCCGACCGGATGAACAGTTGATGGCGCAATATACTACGGCTATTGTTTCCCCGACTGTGGGCAGGCACCCCGTGTCAAAGGTGACCGCCTGGGTCGTTACGCTGCTTCCGATGATTATGATGCTCATCCGGACACTTGCCCAAACACTGCTGCATGAGAACTCAATCATTTATCAAATAACTGCCTTTATTGGCGATCCGGTCATGGCGATGCTGATCGGACTTCTGGTTGCGATTGTCGTTCTCGGTTATGCACGGGGTGAGGATGGGAAAACGTTGCGCACTTCACTGGGAAACAGTCTGAAACCGATCGCGGGCATCCTGCTGATTATTGCCGGTGGTGGAGCTTTTGCCAAAGTTCTGGTTGATTCACACGTCGGAGATGCGATCGTACATCTCTCATCAACTTTTTCTCTCCCGGCGATCGTGCTCGGCTGGGTAATTGCTGCTCTTCTTTCTGTAACTACCGGTTCGGCAACCGTCGGTATTGTCGGTGCCACCGGATTGCTCGCACCGATGATTGCGGCAAATCCGGGAATCAACACATCGCTGCTCGTTGTAGCGATTGGCTCCGGTTCGCTGTTCTTTAACTACGCCAATCACGCGGGTTTCTGGCTGGTCAAGGAATCTTTTGGAATGACCATGGGGGAGACTTTTAAAACGATTACGGTGATCCAGTCGATCGTTGGACTTGTTGGCCTGATCATGGCTTTGGTACTCAATATGTTTCCGGTTATTTAA
- a CDS encoding MFS transporter yields MHAFLDIFKNSNYRQLFLASFASQFGTVTSTTAFTFYLLDQYANKPYYATLVELMYTLPSLFVFFIVGVLADNINRQKIMIYSDWLNACLCVMLVTATLLKIVTIIFVLLFMITAVSKFFVPAQTAAIQGILHDREYAVAGGLNQMLISIFLLFGTAFGAFFYWNLGISGAILMNCFSFLFSSFLIYHCHFPKKAILPKENPKDTRLNISMIFSEFKQGMVYILRHRLLSALMLGTAVLGFVNGGLSIMPIYLLKYKLAPNDYQQAAAVSGVVFGMGILSGSFVASLIVNKIKLSQLMILGFLIASVFISLEYFAKSFLLYLFFYFCVALCIPIVNVALSGWLPRIVDSRFMGRVQAWFDPIGNLTQSLLFGIIALAFPRYIKVETPFLWFGGCLLFVAIFYMFVFPKSVKTLQSIDS; encoded by the coding sequence ATGCATGCCTTCCTAGATATTTTCAAAAATTCAAACTATCGCCAGCTATTTCTTGCTTCCTTTGCATCACAATTTGGAACGGTGACGTCCACCACGGCCTTTACTTTTTATCTGCTTGATCAGTACGCAAACAAGCCTTACTATGCAACCCTTGTCGAATTAATGTACACTCTGCCTTCACTTTTTGTTTTTTTCATCGTTGGTGTGCTAGCAGACAACATCAACCGACAAAAAATCATGATTTATTCTGATTGGCTGAATGCCTGTCTCTGTGTCATGCTGGTTACAGCCACTCTTTTAAAAATCGTTACGATCATCTTTGTCCTGCTTTTTATGATAACAGCCGTGTCCAAATTCTTTGTTCCGGCGCAAACCGCTGCAATTCAAGGAATTCTTCATGACCGAGAATACGCTGTGGCTGGTGGACTGAATCAAATGCTTATTAGCATATTTCTCCTTTTTGGAACTGCTTTTGGAGCTTTCTTTTACTGGAATCTAGGGATTTCAGGCGCCATATTGATGAACTGTTTCAGTTTTCTTTTCTCAAGTTTTTTAATTTATCATTGTCATTTTCCGAAGAAAGCGATTCTGCCCAAGGAAAATCCCAAAGACACTCGTTTAAACATCAGCATGATCTTCTCTGAATTTAAACAGGGAATGGTTTATATTTTAAGACATCGCCTGTTGAGTGCCCTGATGCTCGGTACGGCTGTATTAGGTTTTGTAAACGGCGGGCTGTCCATCATGCCCATCTACCTGCTGAAATATAAATTAGCTCCCAATGACTATCAGCAGGCCGCTGCGGTATCAGGAGTGGTTTTCGGAATGGGCATTCTCTCAGGCAGTTTTGTTGCTTCTTTAATTGTTAATAAAATTAAATTGTCTCAGTTAATGATTTTGGGCTTTCTTATAGCGAGTGTCTTTATTTCTTTAGAATATTTTGCGAAAAGCTTTCTTCTTTATCTTTTCTTTTATTTTTGTGTCGCACTGTGCATCCCCATTGTCAATGTTGCCTTATCGGGATGGCTCCCCAGGATTGTCGATTCCAGATTTATGGGACGCGTGCAGGCTTGGTTCGACCCGATTGGTAATCTGACACAATCACTGCTTTTTGGAATTATTGCGCTCGCTTTTCCAAGGTATATAAAAGTTGAAACACCCTTTCTTTGGTTTGGTGGCTGCCTCTTATTCGTAGCGATCTTTTACATGTTTGTGTTTCCAAAATCAGTAAAGACATTACAAAGTATAGATAGCTAA
- a CDS encoding ABC transporter ATP-binding protein, protein MLLSVDINEAGYAADSPVLRDVHFSVDTGELVGLIGPNGAGKSTTIKSILGIMKNVKGDCQLGNYAYIPERPILYEKLTLWEHIEFLLTTLDTDEKSYIDRTNTLLERFQLTRVIHQYPESFSKGMQQKVMLVLAFLKQPDLYIVDEPFMGLDPKAVKRLLQSLQKEKEQGAGILMSTHVLDTAEKICDRFVLISNGRLIVQGALDEIRKYSGLSTGSLLDCFDVLTEDESDVRD, encoded by the coding sequence TTGCTTTTATCTGTTGATATAAATGAAGCCGGATATGCTGCAGATTCACCTGTGTTAAGAGATGTTCATTTTTCGGTTGACACCGGAGAACTGGTCGGATTGATAGGTCCGAATGGGGCCGGAAAGAGCACAACGATCAAGTCAATTCTTGGCATTATGAAAAACGTGAAGGGCGATTGTCAGCTTGGTAACTACGCCTATATACCAGAACGCCCCATTCTTTATGAGAAATTGACGTTATGGGAACACATCGAATTCTTGCTGACGACGCTTGATACGGATGAAAAGTCCTATATTGATCGCACCAATACGCTCTTGGAACGCTTCCAGCTGACCCGTGTCATTCATCAGTATCCGGAAAGTTTTTCAAAAGGGATGCAGCAAAAGGTGATGCTCGTGCTCGCCTTTCTCAAACAGCCGGATCTGTACATCGTCGATGAACCTTTTATGGGGTTGGATCCTAAAGCCGTGAAGAGGCTGCTGCAATCACTGCAAAAGGAAAAAGAGCAGGGCGCCGGAATCCTGATGTCCACCCATGTGCTGGATACAGCAGAAAAGATCTGCGACCGCTTTGTTTTGATTTCCAATGGAAGGCTCATTGTACAGGGCGCGCTTGATGAAATTCGGAAGTACAGCGGGTTAAGCACCGGATCTTTGCTGGACTGCTTTGATGTGCTGACAGAGGATGAATCCGATGTCCGGGACTAA
- a CDS encoding HAD-IA family hydrolase produces MTIKNLQRGQLKAILFDSGRVLNEPKSGHWFIPPNFFSYVNKEKFYSISSKKREEAFFHSSQYIKQQNLIINEKEEYAHFIQFYRIFAGCLPELALDDISIQAIAKDLVFNPSKYTFFEDAVQLIPKLSRHYKLAVVSDAWPSLEGVFNKANLRAYFSSFVISSKKGVTKPNPLMYQSALVELNISPKQAIFVDDSIRNCNGALKLGIQSLVINRNWKLYLLNKLMHRDYHFIRHLYDLKDLLD; encoded by the coding sequence ATGACAATAAAAAATTTGCAGAGGGGGCAACTAAAAGCCATATTATTTGATTCGGGGAGAGTGTTGAATGAACCCAAATCAGGCCACTGGTTTATTCCCCCAAATTTCTTTAGTTACGTTAACAAGGAAAAATTTTATTCGATTTCATCTAAAAAAAGGGAGGAAGCTTTTTTTCATTCATCACAGTATATCAAACAACAAAATCTCATCATAAATGAAAAAGAGGAGTATGCACACTTTATTCAGTTTTACCGCATTTTTGCCGGTTGTCTTCCGGAGCTGGCCTTAGACGACATCTCGATACAAGCCATCGCTAAAGATTTGGTTTTTAATCCAAGCAAGTATACATTCTTTGAGGACGCGGTACAGCTTATTCCCAAATTAAGCCGGCATTACAAGCTTGCTGTTGTTTCAGATGCATGGCCTTCGTTAGAAGGTGTATTCAATAAAGCGAACTTGAGGGCTTATTTTTCATCATTTGTGATTTCATCTAAGAAAGGGGTAACAAAGCCTAACCCGTTAATGTATCAATCAGCATTAGTTGAACTAAACATTTCGCCCAAGCAGGCCATTTTTGTGGATGACAGTATTCGAAATTGTAATGGAGCACTGAAATTAGGCATTCAGTCTCTCGTTATCAATCGAAACTGGAAATTGTATCTATTGAATAAACTCATGCATAGAGATTACCATTTTATTCGTCATTTATACGACTTAAAAGACCTATTAGATTGA
- a CDS encoding ABC transporter permease translates to MSGTKLFIKRFRQQFQFQWNVIRSVVDWPIMLYIVIPAAAIAPFLYADFWRNIHSYWDARLPSSLLVILLLLLSVSGNIRTYLLDADLLFLIQKKKEILQLKRCGLLLSLLFLFLFETVLFILALPVLITIYHYSQVQLLSLFLAVSAFKLTLMTIKKLTDSLVYRWLFMILAYCLASVLLVSAPILWAVCGMFCFVIMIYLNIIQLKKTNRWIKDLETESAEQTKYIKFILAFSMGVEKPSVTRRKRPLVFFRNSGRIFKKRSKENGLLEFLLKTFLRNKSYVLSYYQLTIITCFAAVLLPLWLKWVAFILFIWFINFWVKILFRKMCAHDFFTIVSFDPAISDPVWLRLQKWLAVPPSIFMGIVVTLSTILTLSMR, encoded by the coding sequence ATGTCCGGGACTAAACTTTTTATAAAAAGATTCAGGCAACAGTTCCAATTTCAGTGGAACGTTATACGATCCGTTGTTGATTGGCCGATTATGCTTTATATTGTTATACCTGCGGCAGCTATTGCTCCTTTTCTTTACGCCGATTTCTGGCGAAACATACATAGTTACTGGGATGCCCGTCTGCCCTCTTCACTGCTGGTCATACTGCTCCTTCTGCTGTCTGTCAGTGGGAACATCAGAACCTATCTCCTGGATGCTGACTTGCTTTTTCTCATTCAAAAGAAAAAGGAGATTCTTCAGCTTAAACGATGCGGTCTGCTGCTTTCGTTGCTCTTCCTTTTTTTATTTGAAACGGTGCTGTTTATTTTGGCACTGCCTGTACTGATCACTATTTATCATTATTCACAAGTGCAGCTCTTATCCCTTTTTCTGGCGGTGAGTGCGTTTAAGTTAACTTTAATGACGATTAAAAAGTTGACGGATTCGCTCGTCTATCGCTGGTTGTTCATGATTCTGGCATATTGTCTGGCCAGCGTTCTGCTGGTGTCGGCTCCAATTCTATGGGCCGTCTGCGGCATGTTCTGTTTCGTCATCATGATCTATTTGAACATTATCCAGCTGAAGAAGACGAATCGGTGGATTAAAGATCTGGAAACCGAAAGCGCTGAACAAACCAAATATATAAAGTTCATTCTTGCATTCTCAATGGGAGTTGAAAAGCCGTCCGTCACCAGAAGAAAAAGACCGCTCGTTTTTTTTCGCAACTCCGGACGGATTTTTAAAAAGCGGAGCAAAGAGAACGGCTTATTAGAGTTTCTGCTGAAAACCTTTTTGCGAAACAAGTCCTATGTTCTTTCCTATTATCAACTGACCATCATAACCTGTTTCGCAGCTGTCTTGCTCCCGTTATGGCTAAAATGGGTGGCATTCATCCTTTTTATTTGGTTCATTAATTTCTGGGTGAAAATCCTCTTCAGAAAAATGTGCGCCCACGATTTCTTTACCATTGTTTCGTTTGATCCGGCAATTTCCGATCCGGTCTGGCTTCGTTTACAAAAATGGCTGGCTGTTCCGCCAAGCATCTTTATGGGCATTGTTGTGACCTTATCCACGATCCTGACATTGAGCATGCGCTGA
- a CDS encoding MerR family transcriptional regulator — MGYFTAQQITDVLKNSDININLRTVRYYTQIGMVPPLQTVGKRRVYTDVHLAYFRAILTLAKMGETLATIREELKDQSIDEIKKIGDQITLYQSNKILNRETTKINDDAFIILNSRINPETKQKIFDSISEIMKEDGE, encoded by the coding sequence TTGGGTTATTTTACGGCACAGCAAATCACCGATGTACTTAAAAACAGCGACATCAACATCAATTTAAGAACGGTCAGATATTATACTCAGATAGGCATGGTCCCACCACTTCAAACGGTTGGAAAAAGACGCGTCTACACCGATGTTCACCTTGCCTACTTTCGGGCGATACTGACATTGGCGAAAATGGGAGAAACACTGGCGACAATCCGCGAAGAGCTAAAGGATCAATCAATCGACGAGATTAAAAAGATTGGCGATCAGATCACTCTGTATCAGTCAAACAAAATTTTGAACCGTGAGACAACAAAAATAAATGATGATGCATTTATTATACTCAACTCCAGAATAAATCCTGAGACAAAGCAAAAAATCTTTGATTCCATATCAGAAATCATGAAAGAAGATGGGGAATGA
- a CDS encoding GNAT family N-acetyltransferase gives MIKMCLFYINGGQIIELKAKRQPNTFDLVWIFVTPSEIGHGCGKKLWEHAVRLAGDLHAKRIIIKSDPFAEGFYVKHGAVRIGESPSTVPSSLLLPLLELTI, from the coding sequence ATGATCAAAATGTGTTTATTCTATATAAATGGCGGACAAATCATTGAATTGAAAGCGAAAAGACAACCCAATACGTTTGATTTAGTTTGGATTTTTGTAACTCCGTCTGAAATCGGTCACGGATGTGGGAAAAAGTTATGGGAGCATGCAGTTCGGCTGGCAGGAGACTTACATGCTAAACGGATAATTATTAAAAGTGATCCTTTTGCAGAAGGGTTTTACGTTAAACATGGAGCAGTTCGAATAGGGGAGAGCCCATCTACTGTTCCATCTAGTTTATTGCTTCCACTTCTTGAGCTAACAATTTAA
- a CDS encoding NUDIX hydrolase: MSDEKLKAFNVGGGFIGIKSRKEIHEKGYWHETFHCWFVEKNTEGGWFIYFQQRCHEKRDFPDLYDITAAGYIKCDESDREGIREVREELGIPIEIDDLISLGIVKDEMITSNFIDREFCHIYIYVNHFQIKDFKFQEEEVSGLYKISLSEFKTHLSNHTDFIKASGFDETRSQKKAVEKLISINEWVPHSQEYVTQIIKRIEKKLQEL, translated from the coding sequence ATGTCGGATGAAAAATTAAAAGCTTTCAATGTGGGCGGCGGTTTTATTGGAATCAAATCCAGAAAAGAGATTCACGAAAAAGGATACTGGCATGAAACATTTCATTGCTGGTTTGTCGAAAAAAACACAGAAGGAGGTTGGTTTATTTATTTTCAACAAAGATGCCATGAAAAACGGGACTTTCCCGATCTATATGATATAACGGCAGCCGGATATATTAAATGTGATGAATCCGATCGTGAAGGCATCCGTGAAGTTCGTGAAGAATTAGGCATACCCATTGAAATAGATGATCTTATCTCACTGGGCATAGTCAAGGATGAGATGATCACCTCAAACTTTATTGATCGTGAATTTTGTCATATATATATTTATGTAAATCACTTTCAAATTAAAGATTTTAAGTTCCAGGAAGAAGAGGTTTCAGGATTATACAAAATATCCCTGTCCGAGTTTAAGACACATCTTTCAAATCACACGGATTTCATAAAGGCATCGGGATTCGATGAAACCCGCAGTCAGAAGAAAGCGGTTGAAAAACTTATTTCAATTAATGAATGGGTTCCCCATAGCCAAGAATATGTGACACAAATAATTAAACGCATAGAGAAAAAACTTCAAGAACTGTAA
- the purM gene encoding phosphoribosylformylglycinamidine cyclo-ligase → MPDKLEHEISYKAAGVDIAQTDEIKRGMSEQLRTEDTRVLNRLGAFASLYDLQFDEIKHPVLVLKVEEPGSKQKLAFEYGYIESLCHDMINHLVNDIIVMGARPMAVLDVIVSGQSDDQVIHSLVKGMSDACKDNNCSLVGGETSIQPGIIKDGTSVLTSSVAGIVDKENIIDGSHIKEGDVVIALASNGIHTNGYSLVRYLMEKKPDILKQKIDDHTFIESIMAPHTSYCRGVQEALEVGGISGMAHITGGGIEGNLSRVIPDGLSAKIDLSRIKTLPLFKLLKQWGNIDDPEMLRTFNCGVGMVIVCAKNKQSEIEKAIKKYSQCYAIGDIKKSETSKIAFCNQLIWGD, encoded by the coding sequence TTGCCGGATAAATTGGAGCATGAAATTTCTTATAAAGCCGCGGGGGTTGATATTGCACAGACCGATGAGATCAAGAGGGGCATGAGTGAACAACTTCGTACGGAAGATACTCGGGTACTGAATCGTCTTGGCGCTTTTGCCTCGCTTTATGATCTTCAATTTGATGAAATAAAGCATCCTGTGTTGGTACTGAAAGTAGAGGAACCAGGATCTAAGCAGAAACTTGCCTTTGAATATGGTTACATAGAATCTCTTTGTCATGACATGATTAATCATTTGGTCAATGACATTATTGTGATGGGTGCACGTCCGATGGCGGTTTTGGATGTCATTGTCTCCGGACAGTCTGATGATCAGGTGATTCATTCGCTTGTAAAAGGGATGTCAGATGCATGTAAGGATAACAATTGTTCTTTAGTAGGTGGAGAGACTTCCATTCAGCCCGGAATCATTAAAGACGGAACCAGCGTGCTTACTTCCAGTGTTGCAGGAATTGTCGATAAGGAGAACATCATTGATGGTTCGCATATTAAGGAAGGCGATGTAGTTATTGCTTTGGCCTCCAATGGTATCCATACCAACGGATACTCTCTCGTTCGTTATCTTATGGAAAAAAAGCCTGACATCTTGAAACAAAAAATAGATGATCATACATTTATTGAGAGCATTATGGCGCCTCACACTTCTTATTGCCGTGGAGTACAGGAAGCCCTGGAAGTGGGCGGAATTTCGGGAATGGCGCATATTACCGGAGGAGGTATTGAAGGCAATCTTTCACGAGTCATTCCTGATGGTTTATCTGCCAAAATTGATTTATCCAGAATTAAGACTTTGCCTTTATTCAAGTTGCTTAAACAGTGGGGCAATATCGACGATCCAGAAATGCTGCGCACATTCAACTGCGGCGTTGGAATGGTTATTGTCTGTGCTAAAAACAAACAATCTGAAATTGAAAAAGCTATAAAAAAATACAGTCAATGCTACGCCATTGGAGACATTAAAAAATCCGAAACATCCAAAATAGCGTTTTGTAATCAATTAATATGGGGCGACTGA
- the yqeK gene encoding bis(5'-nucleosyl)-tetraphosphatase (symmetrical) YqeK, whose translation MEEEFTELVRNFTFTGHIVTDAYEFLKTHHLTETAEHSKRVSLESKRLAQRYHSSEKKAEIAGILHDISAVFPAHQRLYIAKQLGIDILEEEKAFPMIIHQKISKVMARELFQVHDPAILNAIECHTTLKKDPSLLELIVFVADKIEWDQTGTPPYIEVLKKSLTVSLEQGAFSYIDYLWEQKDKLKVIHPWLAESYMDLKQKTALEIQ comes from the coding sequence ATGGAAGAAGAATTCACTGAATTAGTCCGAAACTTTACCTTTACCGGGCATATTGTTACCGATGCTTATGAATTTTTAAAGACTCATCATTTAACTGAAACAGCTGAACATTCAAAACGTGTTAGCTTAGAATCAAAAAGATTAGCACAAAGGTATCACAGTTCTGAGAAAAAAGCAGAAATAGCCGGCATTTTACATGATATTAGTGCAGTATTCCCCGCCCATCAACGTCTTTATATTGCAAAGCAGCTAGGAATAGATATTTTAGAAGAAGAAAAGGCTTTTCCGATGATTATTCATCAAAAAATTTCAAAAGTGATGGCAAGGGAATTGTTTCAAGTACACGATCCAGCAATATTGAATGCGATTGAGTGTCATACAACGTTAAAAAAAGATCCATCTCTCTTGGAACTCATTGTTTTTGTGGCCGATAAAATTGAATGGGATCAAACTGGAACGCCTCCATATATTGAAGTATTAAAGAAATCATTGACAGTTTCATTGGAGCAAGGGGCATTTTCATATATTGATTATCTCTGGGAACAAAAAGATAAATTAAAAGTAATCCACCCTTGGTTAGCCGAATCATATATGGATCTAAAGCAAAAGACAGCATTGGAGATTCAGTAA